A portion of the Ferrimonas lipolytica genome contains these proteins:
- the dinG gene encoding ATP-dependent DNA helicase DinG, with the protein MLSDKVKAATRAAYNNIAEAIPNFVRRKEQNYLIAEIAKTFAGSYDKNRRIVVCQAGTGTGKSLAYALGALPLAVATGKKICISTATVALQEQLVNKDLPLLQRHSGLEFKYGLAKGRNRYVCLSKLELLAGEVPTDQQALFDTKPADGDVKLLQRLHTAYHEGKWDGEVDSVPEPVPDYLWSQIGSDKHSCNRQLPAHRQCPFHKSREDMDSWDVLIINHSLLMADLELGGGVILPDPDSMYYVLDEAHHLPQVARDFSAANAQLKGSIEALNKLEKLAHKLAKELASDKAAILAGDLSEEISNQSEGINHLQSFCDNNLQLFNNEDRRHRFIGGELPDAIVTLAENLMKSSNESMKKLGKLQQMLMEAIKDGDLKSHKAEPLVTEAGFSMQRLEGQNCTWMMLAKPVPERGAPQARWIEKLEGKRDDFLFCASPIEIGFMLEDMLWSKAAGVALMSATLMALGSFEHYRHQVGLRGDDGTRFIDLPSPFDYQQNATLFIPKMEVEPTSDAFGDTLNKMIPELLEEQQASLVLFTSYRQMEGVAESLRRFKRLPVLVQGESPRQDLIREHKARIDAGKPSILFGTGSFSEGMDLPGDYLTNLIITRLPFAVPTSPVDQAHAEYIKVRGGNPFLQLTVPDAAKKLVQACGRLLRNEQDYGRITILDRRLVSKRYGSSLMESLPPYRRHIEY; encoded by the coding sequence ATGCTCAGTGACAAAGTCAAAGCCGCTACCCGCGCTGCTTACAACAACATCGCCGAGGCGATCCCAAACTTTGTCCGCCGCAAAGAGCAAAATTACCTAATTGCTGAAATAGCCAAGACCTTTGCCGGCAGTTACGATAAGAATCGCCGGATTGTGGTGTGCCAAGCCGGCACCGGTACTGGCAAATCGCTGGCCTATGCCTTAGGAGCATTACCACTGGCCGTTGCCACCGGTAAAAAGATCTGCATCTCAACCGCAACCGTCGCACTGCAGGAACAGTTGGTAAACAAAGATCTGCCGCTACTGCAACGACACAGCGGCTTAGAGTTCAAGTACGGCTTGGCTAAAGGTCGTAATCGTTATGTCTGTTTATCCAAACTGGAACTGCTGGCCGGTGAGGTTCCTACGGATCAACAAGCACTGTTCGACACCAAACCTGCTGATGGTGATGTAAAGCTATTGCAGCGTTTGCACACTGCCTATCACGAAGGCAAATGGGATGGCGAAGTCGACTCGGTGCCAGAGCCGGTGCCAGATTATCTTTGGAGCCAAATCGGTTCAGACAAACACAGCTGCAATCGCCAACTGCCTGCCCACCGTCAGTGTCCATTCCATAAAAGCCGCGAAGATATGGATAGCTGGGATGTATTGATCATCAACCATAGCTTGCTCATGGCGGATCTCGAACTGGGCGGCGGGGTGATTCTGCCCGACCCCGACAGCATGTATTACGTCTTGGATGAAGCGCATCACCTCCCCCAAGTCGCACGCGACTTTTCCGCCGCCAATGCCCAGTTAAAAGGCTCGATTGAAGCGCTGAATAAATTAGAGAAGCTAGCCCACAAACTGGCCAAAGAGCTGGCATCTGATAAAGCAGCCATCCTCGCCGGCGATCTGAGCGAAGAGATCAGCAATCAAAGCGAAGGCATCAACCATCTGCAATCCTTTTGCGATAATAACCTGCAACTGTTTAACAACGAAGACCGACGCCATCGCTTTATCGGGGGCGAACTGCCCGACGCTATTGTCACGTTAGCCGAGAACTTGATGAAGTCCTCCAATGAGTCGATGAAGAAACTGGGTAAACTGCAACAGATGCTAATGGAAGCCATTAAGGACGGCGATCTTAAAAGCCACAAGGCTGAGCCATTGGTCACTGAAGCTGGCTTTTCGATGCAGCGGTTAGAGGGACAAAATTGCACCTGGATGATGCTTGCCAAGCCAGTACCAGAACGCGGTGCACCGCAAGCTCGCTGGATCGAGAAATTAGAAGGCAAGCGCGACGACTTCCTCTTTTGTGCCTCTCCTATCGAGATCGGCTTTATGCTGGAAGATATGTTGTGGAGCAAAGCCGCTGGGGTTGCATTGATGTCGGCCACGCTGATGGCACTAGGCAGCTTTGAGCACTATCGCCATCAGGTTGGTCTGCGTGGCGACGACGGCACTCGCTTTATTGACCTACCATCCCCATTTGATTACCAACAAAATGCGACCTTGTTTATTCCTAAAATGGAAGTCGAACCGACCAGCGATGCCTTCGGTGATACCCTCAACAAGATGATTCCGGAGCTACTGGAAGAACAGCAAGCCAGCTTGGTGTTGTTTACCTCCTATCGTCAAATGGAAGGCGTGGCGGAATCATTACGACGATTTAAACGCCTACCGGTATTAGTGCAAGGCGAGTCACCACGGCAAGATCTTATTCGCGAACACAAAGCGCGGATCGATGCCGGTAAGCCATCAATCTTATTTGGTACAGGCAGTTTTTCCGAAGGGATGGATTTACCTGGAGATTACCTAACCAACCTAATTATTACCCGTTTACCGTTTGCAGTACCGACATCACCGGTAGACCAAGCCCACGCTGAATACATTAAAGTACGCGGCGGTAACCCATTTTTACAGCTAACGGTACCCGATGCGGCAAAAAAACTGGTGCAAGCGTGCGGGCGCTTACTGCGCAACGAACAGGATTATGGCAGGATCACCATCCTCGACCGACGTTTAGTAAGTAAACGTTATGGCAGCTCTTTAATGGAATCTCTGCCGCCTTATCGTCGCCATATTGAATATTGA
- a CDS encoding TSUP family transporter has translation MELALSLEVISALAAVAFVAGFVDAIAGGGGLLTIPALLTAGLPPHLALGTNKLAASFGSATAGWTFYKKQLFTPAFWKRSVIGTFIGAAAGTLFVSVVSVDWLDKLLPLLIMGIAIYTLFGPNPKEEQNQLPKRDNKLFRTQWIQGLSIGFYDGFAGPGTGAFWTVSNMMLYRINIMLSSGLARSMNFVSNATSLGFFIALGHVNFGIGIAMGVALMGGAWLGAHSAIRFGSRFIRPVFITVVMIIAAKLAWNAWL, from the coding sequence TTGGAGTTGGCTCTCTCACTGGAGGTTATCTCAGCATTAGCTGCGGTCGCATTTGTTGCCGGATTTGTTGATGCTATTGCCGGTGGCGGTGGCTTACTGACCATCCCAGCACTACTTACTGCCGGGCTACCTCCGCATCTAGCACTCGGCACCAATAAGTTAGCGGCTAGTTTCGGCTCCGCAACTGCCGGTTGGACCTTCTATAAAAAGCAGCTATTTACGCCCGCCTTTTGGAAACGCTCGGTTATCGGTACCTTTATTGGTGCTGCGGCCGGCACCCTGTTTGTCAGTGTGGTTAGCGTCGATTGGCTCGACAAGCTGTTGCCACTGCTGATTATGGGTATTGCCATTTACACCCTGTTTGGGCCAAACCCAAAAGAGGAACAGAACCAACTGCCAAAACGGGATAACAAGCTATTTAGAACCCAATGGATACAGGGATTAAGTATCGGCTTTTATGATGGTTTTGCTGGCCCAGGAACCGGCGCCTTTTGGACGGTATCAAACATGATGCTGTACCGAATCAATATCATGCTGAGCTCGGGTTTAGCCCGCTCAATGAACTTTGTCAGCAACGCCACTTCATTAGGCTTCTTTATCGCACTTGGCCATGTCAATTTTGGTATTGGTATCGCAATGGGCGTTGCATTGATGGGCGGAGCCTGGCTCGGTGCCCATTCAGCCATTCGCTTTGGCAGCCGCTTTATTCGACCGGTGTTTATCACTGTGGTCATGATTATCGCCGCCAAGCTCGCTTGGAATGCGTGGTTATGA
- a CDS encoding primosomal replication protein has protein sequence MKLSQLDQLRAKLAELERHVYQHDAQLSDNDKKWLNNKNRFHDQLFEQQGATLAGCLAVMKKDLQQIEQMITINVKGDALDLACQRFGNRFQAVMQAIANTSTVKRGLQQTARRRSRSRNDSQYQWIARSVMNSSHQLYAELRKHQNWDGQLQQRILELEQNLDDHQGKDKIAHQNLILTTHQRLGKCRQAISYIEQRIAWLEKKSYD, from the coding sequence ATGAAGCTATCCCAGCTAGATCAGTTACGCGCAAAGCTGGCTGAGCTAGAGCGTCATGTTTATCAACACGACGCGCAGCTGTCAGACAATGATAAAAAGTGGCTTAACAATAAAAATCGCTTTCACGATCAATTGTTTGAACAACAAGGTGCTACACTCGCTGGCTGCCTCGCGGTGATGAAAAAAGATCTGCAACAAATTGAGCAGATGATAACCATCAACGTCAAAGGCGATGCCTTAGATCTGGCGTGCCAACGGTTCGGCAATCGCTTTCAAGCGGTAATGCAAGCCATCGCTAATACCAGTACGGTAAAACGCGGCTTACAACAAACCGCACGACGCCGCAGTCGTTCACGAAACGATAGCCAATACCAATGGATTGCACGCTCTGTAATGAATTCAAGCCACCAGTTGTATGCGGAACTTCGCAAACATCAAAATTGGGATGGCCAATTACAGCAAAGGATCCTTGAATTAGAACAAAATCTTGATGATCATCAGGGTAAAGATAAAATCGCTCATCAGAATCTAATATTAACTACCCATCAACGGTTAGGAAAATGCCGTCAGGCTATTAGTTACATCGAGCAACGTATCGCATGGCTAGAGAAGAAAAGCTATGATTAA
- a CDS encoding DUF2057 domain-containing protein translates to MKKALATAILAISPITFAGTLTIPQEFEFIAINGKTVSSSMFSHNDEEKLVDGENKVALQYKDLIREEIGDGHVKVSSAPFVITFDADADLDYKLKSAAKLTDQAEAEAYAVKPMVVVKDENGKQVSLEVVHTASHDRGIFNQLMGVYPTAQQESVAATGGAQVAQAVSPMAAATAPAGTVAVAAAAAPTVVVAPAPTVANQPHSMLQYWWSEADAATRAGFTSWAVQHLVSTDAPKASNGDNQAENMLRYWFLKADESTRKTFMSWAIQNL, encoded by the coding sequence ATGAAAAAGGCACTTGCTACTGCTATTCTGGCGATCAGTCCGATCACCTTTGCAGGCACCTTAACTATCCCGCAAGAATTTGAGTTTATTGCCATCAATGGTAAAACCGTAAGCTCCTCCATGTTTAGCCACAATGACGAAGAGAAGTTGGTTGATGGCGAAAACAAGGTGGCGTTGCAGTACAAAGACCTAATCCGCGAAGAGATTGGTGATGGTCACGTTAAGGTTTCTTCCGCACCATTTGTTATCACATTCGATGCCGATGCCGATTTAGATTACAAACTCAAATCTGCAGCCAAGCTGACTGATCAGGCCGAAGCTGAAGCTTACGCCGTTAAGCCTATGGTTGTGGTAAAAGATGAAAACGGTAAGCAAGTAAGCCTAGAGGTGGTACACACGGCCAGCCACGATCGCGGTATCTTCAACCAGCTGATGGGAGTTTACCCAACTGCCCAGCAAGAATCTGTTGCTGCAACAGGAGGCGCACAGGTTGCGCAGGCAGTAAGCCCGATGGCAGCTGCAACCGCACCAGCGGGCACTGTTGCCGTCGCTGCTGCCGCAGCACCTACCGTTGTGGTCGCGCCAGCGCCAACCGTAGCCAACCAACCACACAGCATGCTGCAATACTGGTGGAGTGAAGCCGATGCCGCTACTCGTGCTGGCTTTACCAGCTGGGCTGTACAACACTTGGTTAGTACCGATGCCCCTAAAGCAAGCAACGGCGACAATCAAGCCGAAAACATGTTGCGTTACTGGTTCCTAAAAGCCGATGAGTCTACTCGTAAAACCTTTATGAGCTGGGCTATCCAGAACCTGTAA